A single region of the Halobacterium wangiae genome encodes:
- a CDS encoding DUF7537 family lipoprotein has protein sequence MTATRALAVCTLVVLAGCTGALGPFGSGDDGPSPPPGVEDDAVNATVLLDAHVASLENESFTATLPGGPAGHGGSVTARVSANDTARVARESALGGTANVYVADGRSYWATDESATEYVVSNWSARHDRSPRAQFAAPPALRQTLGVVDGRASPALSPNGTVERDGRTLWRLDVEPSNQTTAAALSDVHGRVLATPDGRIVEAAYHYDRSGTAVNLTYELSAVEETVVERPDWVDDARRHGDYRGFGSDDRRLTTDVPAGFSGESRGLVTLVGVPERANHGDVRARPVGVTEDPLGDAVVAWYASVQAAASHDHAFLTFQYNESLLPANGSESELDVYRYSKQEAAFVALDADVDTEENEASVRVDDANGLYVVFHTPTYERLRERLED, from the coding sequence GTGACAGCAACCAGGGCACTCGCGGTCTGCACGCTGGTCGTGCTCGCCGGCTGTACCGGCGCACTCGGCCCATTCGGTAGTGGTGACGACGGTCCGTCGCCACCGCCGGGTGTCGAGGACGACGCCGTGAACGCCACGGTGCTCCTCGACGCGCACGTCGCATCGCTGGAGAACGAGTCGTTCACCGCCACGCTCCCGGGTGGACCGGCGGGCCACGGCGGCAGCGTGACCGCTCGCGTGAGCGCGAACGACACCGCTCGCGTGGCACGCGAATCGGCGCTCGGCGGGACGGCGAACGTCTACGTCGCCGACGGCAGGTCGTACTGGGCTACCGACGAGTCGGCCACGGAGTACGTCGTCTCGAACTGGTCGGCGCGCCACGACCGCTCGCCGCGCGCCCAGTTCGCGGCACCGCCGGCACTCAGGCAGACGCTCGGCGTCGTCGACGGCCGCGCCTCGCCGGCGCTCTCGCCGAACGGGACCGTCGAGCGTGACGGCCGCACGCTCTGGCGGCTGGACGTCGAACCGTCGAACCAGACGACCGCCGCCGCGCTCTCGGACGTCCACGGCCGCGTGCTCGCCACACCGGACGGCCGCATCGTCGAGGCCGCCTACCACTACGACCGCAGCGGGACGGCCGTGAATCTGACGTACGAACTCTCGGCCGTCGAGGAGACGGTCGTCGAGCGCCCCGACTGGGTGGACGACGCGCGCCGCCACGGCGACTACCGCGGCTTCGGGTCCGACGACCGCCGCCTCACGACGGACGTCCCCGCGGGATTCTCGGGGGAGTCCCGCGGTCTCGTCACGCTCGTCGGCGTCCCCGAACGCGCGAACCACGGCGACGTCAGGGCCAGGCCGGTCGGCGTCACCGAGGACCCGCTGGGGGACGCCGTCGTCGCCTGGTACGCGTCCGTCCAGGCGGCAGCCAGCCACGACCACGCCTTCCTCACGTTCCAGTACAACGAGTCGCTGCTCCCCGCGAACGGCTCGGAGTCCGAACTCGACGTCTACCGGTACTCGAAGCAGGAGGCGGCGTTCGTCGCGCTCGACGCGGACGTCGACACCGAGGAGAACGAAGCGTCGGTGCGCGTCGACGACGCCAACGGCCTCTACGTCGTCTTCCACACGCCGACGTACGAGCGACTCCGCGAGCGCCTGGAGGACTAG
- a CDS encoding 23S rRNA (uridine(2552)-2'-O)-methyltransferase gives MGNGKDHYYNKSKQEGYRTRAAYKLKQIDDEFGLLFGGATVVDLGAAPGGWLQVAAEEAGARGRVIGVDFQRIDDIDTEAGVQTIRGDMTEADTREQIRQAAGTGGVDVVLSDMAPNMTGEYNLDHARSVHLARQALDTAREVLTDGGHFAVKVFDGQDFKDFLADVEEEFAFTRTYTPDASRDSSSELYVVAKNRVDAPVEEGDVLEVDVVGEGDEGDGVAKVEGYTIFVPDAAEGETVEVEVTDVKPNFGFAEKR, from the coding sequence ATGGGGAACGGAAAGGACCACTACTACAACAAGTCGAAACAGGAGGGGTACCGGACCCGCGCCGCCTACAAACTGAAGCAGATCGACGACGAGTTCGGCCTGCTGTTCGGCGGCGCGACGGTCGTGGACCTCGGCGCGGCGCCCGGCGGGTGGCTGCAGGTCGCCGCCGAGGAGGCTGGAGCGCGAGGCCGCGTCATCGGTGTGGACTTCCAGCGCATCGACGACATCGACACCGAGGCGGGCGTGCAGACGATCCGCGGCGACATGACCGAGGCGGACACCCGCGAGCAGATCCGGCAGGCGGCAGGCACAGGTGGCGTCGACGTCGTGCTCTCGGACATGGCGCCGAACATGACTGGCGAGTACAACCTCGACCACGCGCGCTCGGTCCACCTCGCGCGACAGGCCCTCGACACGGCCCGCGAGGTGCTGACCGATGGCGGCCACTTCGCGGTGAAGGTCTTCGACGGCCAGGACTTCAAGGACTTCCTCGCGGACGTCGAGGAGGAGTTCGCGTTCACCCGGACGTACACGCCGGATGCGTCCCGTGACTCCTCCTCGGAGCTGTACGTCGTTGCGAAGAACCGCGTGGACGCGCCCGTCGAGGAGGGCGACGTCCTGGAGGTCGACGTCGTCGGCGAGGGCGACGAGGGCGACGGCGTGGCGAAGGTCGAGGGGTACACCATCTTCGTGCCCGACGCCGCGGAAGGCGAGACCGTCGAGGTCGAAGTGACCGACGTGAAGCCGAACTTCGGGTTCGCGGAGAAGCGCTAG
- a CDS encoding SOUL family heme-binding protein, whose protein sequence is MRTTTRVLAAAAGVAATVGLAAAAVTYQSRQTERLDYDTVLTLDGVELRRYPETVLVESAAEDRREAFSRLFGYISGENTGERGIEMTAPVRIAGTRVPMTAPVRVRPTAVLPGGGERSAGEGVRMAFYLPADYTADSAPEPTDPDVDLVTEPARTVAVREFSWRPTDSRIRDHERRLLETLDEHGIEPTGDPFFLGYDSPGTLPFLRTNEVAVPVRAD, encoded by the coding sequence ATGCGTACCACCACCAGAGTCCTCGCAGCGGCCGCCGGAGTCGCCGCGACAGTGGGCCTCGCCGCAGCAGCCGTGACGTACCAATCCCGACAGACCGAGCGACTCGACTACGACACCGTCCTCACCCTCGACGGCGTCGAACTGCGGCGCTACCCGGAGACGGTGCTCGTCGAGAGCGCAGCCGAGGACCGCCGAGAGGCGTTCTCGCGGCTGTTCGGCTACATCAGCGGCGAGAACACCGGCGAGCGAGGCATCGAGATGACCGCGCCCGTCCGCATCGCGGGGACCCGGGTCCCGATGACGGCGCCGGTCCGAGTCCGGCCGACCGCGGTGCTACCCGGAGGTGGCGAGCGGTCAGCCGGCGAGGGCGTCCGGATGGCGTTCTACCTGCCCGCCGACTACACCGCCGACAGCGCGCCGGAGCCCACCGACCCCGACGTCGACCTCGTGACCGAGCCAGCACGGACGGTCGCGGTCCGCGAGTTCTCGTGGCGGCCGACCGACAGTCGCATCCGCGACCACGAGCGGCGACTGCTGGAGACCCTCGACGAGCACGGCATCGAGCCGACCGGCGACCCGTTCTTCCTCGGCTACGACTCGCCGGGCACCCTCCCGTTCCTCCGCACGAACGAGGTCGCAGTGCCCGTGCGGGCCGACTGA
- a CDS encoding DUF4382 domain-containing protein: MSHTVPTILVAALVVLAGCAGGIAGPDATGTESADDSGTVQFYVSDEENAIGQFEHLNVTVTSVGFKKGEAGGDADASGDASANTTDNETTTTTTVETTTAANETATTTAENASEETETEEPETETNESEDSGDGERVERDVDSRTVDLTELQGANATLLGNLSVPSGEYETVFVHVGEVNGTLKTGEQVNVKLPSQKLHLNKDVEVTSAGSVNFVFDITVFEAGNSGKFILEPVASESGTDVPIDVVGGDDEDERELRASVVGNVSAGENATVKVTQGGEPVADAEVRVDEEVVATTDANGTATVQVPADVEEFELQASTGEDSEYGEGEAELEFEFDESEDSEADDDETNASTDLAVAFEGSFTAGENVTVVVTDDDGEAVENATVAVDGDVVGETNADGELTFGVPANASVDSEVTVTSDDETVTVDASTVVAAN; this comes from the coding sequence ATGAGCCACACCGTACCGACGATACTGGTAGCCGCGCTGGTCGTCCTCGCCGGCTGCGCCGGCGGCATCGCGGGGCCGGACGCCACCGGCACCGAGTCGGCGGACGACAGCGGCACCGTCCAGTTCTACGTGAGCGACGAGGAGAACGCTATCGGACAGTTCGAACACCTGAACGTGACCGTCACGAGCGTCGGCTTCAAGAAGGGCGAGGCGGGCGGTGACGCGGATGCGTCCGGCGACGCGTCCGCGAACACGACGGACAACGAGACGACGACAACGACCACTGTAGAGACGACGACGGCCGCCAACGAGACGGCGACCACCACTGCCGAGAACGCCTCGGAGGAGACCGAGACCGAGGAGCCAGAGACCGAGACCAACGAGTCCGAGGACTCGGGTGACGGCGAGCGGGTCGAACGCGACGTCGACTCGCGGACCGTCGACCTGACCGAACTCCAGGGCGCCAACGCCACGCTGCTGGGCAACCTCAGCGTGCCGTCGGGCGAGTACGAGACGGTCTTCGTCCACGTCGGCGAGGTGAACGGGACGCTGAAGACGGGCGAGCAGGTGAACGTGAAACTCCCCTCCCAGAAGCTCCACCTGAACAAGGACGTCGAGGTGACGAGCGCGGGGAGCGTGAACTTCGTCTTCGACATCACCGTCTTCGAGGCGGGCAACAGCGGGAAGTTCATCCTGGAACCGGTCGCCAGCGAGTCCGGCACGGACGTCCCCATCGACGTCGTCGGCGGTGACGACGAGGACGAGCGGGAACTCCGCGCGAGCGTCGTCGGGAACGTCTCCGCCGGAGAGAACGCGACCGTGAAGGTCACCCAGGGCGGCGAACCCGTCGCCGACGCCGAGGTGCGCGTCGACGAGGAGGTCGTCGCCACGACGGACGCGAACGGTACCGCGACCGTCCAGGTGCCCGCCGACGTCGAGGAGTTCGAACTCCAGGCGAGCACCGGGGAGGACAGCGAGTACGGCGAAGGTGAGGCCGAACTCGAGTTCGAGTTCGACGAGAGCGAGGACAGTGAGGCGGACGACGACGAGACGAACGCGTCCACCGATCTCGCCGTCGCGTTCGAGGGTTCGTTCACTGCGGGCGAGAACGTCACGGTCGTGGTGACCGACGACGACGGTGAAGCCGTCGAGAACGCCACGGTCGCCGTGGACGGCGACGTCGTCGGCGAGACGAACGCCGACGGCGAACTGACCTTCGGCGTGCCGGCGAACGCGAGCGTGGACTCCGAGGTGACGGTGACGAGCGACGACGAGACGGTCACCGTCGACGCGTCGACGGTCGTCGCTGCGAACTGA
- a CDS encoding DNA polymerase sliding clamp, producing the protein MFKAIVSADTLRETLDSVSVLVDECKIHLDEDGLSIRAVDPANVGMVDLDLGAAAFESYEADGGIIGVNLSRLEDIAGMADAGQLVQLELDEETRKLHIQIEGLEYTLALIDPDSIRQEPDIPDLDLSAHVVVEGKDIDRAVRAADMVSDHIALGVDTADELFYVDAAGDTDDVHLELTRDDLIDLEAGDAHSLFSLDYLKDMNKAIPKDAEVELELGDEYPVKLHFDIAEAQGHVTYMLAPRIQSD; encoded by the coding sequence ATGTTCAAGGCGATTGTGAGCGCCGACACGCTCCGGGAAACACTCGACTCCGTGAGCGTGCTGGTGGACGAGTGCAAGATCCACCTCGACGAGGACGGACTCTCCATCCGCGCCGTCGACCCCGCGAACGTCGGGATGGTGGACCTCGACCTCGGGGCCGCCGCGTTCGAGTCCTACGAGGCCGACGGCGGCATCATCGGCGTCAACCTCTCTCGACTCGAAGACATCGCGGGCATGGCCGACGCGGGCCAGCTCGTCCAGCTCGAACTCGACGAGGAGACGCGCAAGCTCCACATCCAGATCGAGGGTCTCGAGTACACGCTCGCGCTCATCGACCCCGACTCCATCCGGCAGGAACCCGACATCCCGGACCTCGACCTCTCCGCGCACGTCGTCGTCGAGGGCAAGGACATCGACCGCGCCGTCCGCGCCGCCGACATGGTCTCCGACCACATCGCGCTCGGCGTCGACACCGCCGACGAACTGTTCTACGTCGACGCGGCGGGCGACACGGACGACGTCCACCTCGAACTCACCCGCGACGACCTCATCGACCTGGAAGCCGGCGACGCCCACAGCCTGTTCAGCCTCGACTACCTCAAGGACATGAACAAGGCAATCCCGAAGGACGCGGAGGTCGAACTCGAACTCGGCGACGAGTACCCCGTCAAACTCCACTTCGACATCGCTGAAGCCCAGGGCCACGTGACGTACATGCTGGCGCCGCGGATTCAGTCCGACTAG
- a CDS encoding HD domain-containing protein → MPSDDSLFDRVASKMAAHLDGDSSGHDVHHAWRVNRVGTRIAEAEDADPRIVGVAALVHDLHRIRGDGFTHPEETIPEVREILADADVPADLVDPVCHCVAVHEEYDFEDDPLTAETVEAEVLQDADNLDAIGAVGIARAFQFGGAHGNLMWDVDRPLPEEEAYEKDAGIDDDAPGSTFHHVHAKLLRLHENMNTETGREIAAERHAFLEEFAERFAAEWEGEL, encoded by the coding sequence ATGCCCAGCGACGACTCGTTGTTCGACCGCGTCGCGAGCAAGATGGCCGCCCACCTCGACGGAGACTCGTCGGGCCACGACGTGCACCACGCGTGGCGCGTCAACCGCGTCGGCACCCGCATCGCCGAGGCCGAAGACGCTGACCCCCGAATCGTCGGCGTGGCCGCGCTCGTCCACGACCTCCACCGGATCCGCGGCGACGGCTTTACGCACCCAGAGGAGACCATCCCGGAGGTCCGCGAGATCCTCGCCGACGCCGACGTCCCCGCGGACCTCGTCGACCCGGTCTGTCACTGCGTCGCCGTCCACGAGGAGTACGACTTCGAGGACGACCCCCTGACCGCCGAGACCGTCGAGGCGGAGGTGCTCCAGGACGCGGACAACCTCGACGCTATCGGCGCCGTCGGCATCGCCCGCGCGTTCCAGTTCGGCGGCGCGCACGGCAACCTCATGTGGGACGTGGACCGCCCGCTCCCCGAGGAGGAGGCCTACGAGAAGGACGCCGGCATCGACGACGACGCGCCGGGGAGCACCTTCCACCACGTCCACGCGAAGCTGCTGCGCCTCCACGAGAACATGAACACGGAGACGGGCCGCGAGATAGCGGCCGAACGCCACGCCTTCCTGGAGGAGTTCGCGGAGCGCTTTGCGGCCGAGTGGGAGGGGGAGTTGTAG
- a CDS encoding protein sorting system archaetidylserine decarboxylase yields MFARGSWKWVYALPSAVVGLALLAVSSLWGVLALAVSGFVLWFHRDPERTPPHEGVASPADGKVSVIREEDGRVRVGVFMNVTDVHVNRAPLDGTVEAVSHRSGGHRPAFDKESHHNERVRIDCGEFEVVLIAGAFARRIHPYVEAGDELERGDRIGHISFGSRADVLLPREYDRGDVVVEEGEKVAAGETVLARRDGRRVEQPLRVE; encoded by the coding sequence ATGTTCGCTCGCGGTTCCTGGAAGTGGGTGTACGCGCTCCCGTCGGCAGTCGTCGGGCTCGCGCTGCTGGCCGTCTCGTCGCTGTGGGGCGTGCTCGCGCTCGCCGTCTCCGGGTTCGTGCTCTGGTTCCACCGCGACCCCGAGCGCACGCCCCCACACGAGGGCGTCGCCTCGCCCGCCGACGGCAAGGTGTCCGTGATTCGCGAGGAGGACGGCCGCGTCCGCGTCGGCGTGTTCATGAACGTCACCGACGTGCACGTGAACCGCGCGCCCCTCGACGGCACCGTCGAAGCCGTCAGTCACCGCTCGGGTGGCCACCGCCCGGCGTTCGACAAGGAGTCCCACCACAACGAGCGCGTCCGCATCGACTGCGGCGAGTTCGAGGTGGTGCTCATCGCGGGCGCGTTCGCCCGCCGCATCCACCCCTACGTCGAGGCAGGCGACGAACTCGAGCGCGGGGACCGCATCGGCCACATCTCGTTCGGCAGTCGCGCGGACGTCCTCCTCCCCCGGGAGTACGACCGCGGGGACGTCGTAGTCGAGGAGGGCGAGAAGGTAGCGGCCGGAGAGACGGTGCTCGCTCGCCGCGACGGGCGCCGCGTGGAGCAGCCGCTCCGCGTCGAGTGA
- the priL gene encoding DNA primase regulatory subunit PriL → MNARHARYPFLGEARTAVQEAGVDLARVVAEEDAVVERARERVVGALTSGAIGERARSDRVELLSYPVARVLVSVVDEHILVRKYADAEARAAHERFTTDETDESELRSVGDEASVSRAELLREFDLTDHVYATDDGYDVDVPTYLLLASSLRGDEWRLVNRALDGGRVPVREPELDTLLRQAVRDRVAEGLPLDVPDEITEAMEAPATAVRDVLADMDLTREIDTVVPELFPPCMQHLLDAVQRGEHLAHHSRFAITAFLANVGLTTDEIVEIYSVNPGFGEEMTRYQTDHIRGESSPTEYTAPSCATMKAYGDCTNPDDLCDAINHPLSYYEAKLDDEDDEDLEDWRDREEQDAEAE, encoded by the coding sequence ATGAACGCGCGTCACGCTCGCTACCCGTTCCTCGGGGAGGCACGCACCGCCGTCCAGGAGGCGGGCGTCGACCTCGCCCGTGTCGTCGCCGAGGAGGACGCCGTCGTCGAGCGCGCCCGCGAGCGCGTCGTCGGCGCGCTCACCAGCGGCGCGATCGGCGAGCGGGCGCGCTCGGACCGCGTCGAACTGCTCTCGTACCCCGTCGCTCGCGTCCTCGTCTCCGTCGTCGACGAACACATACTCGTACGGAAGTACGCCGACGCGGAGGCGCGCGCGGCCCACGAGCGGTTCACGACCGACGAGACCGACGAGTCGGAACTCCGGAGCGTCGGCGACGAGGCCAGCGTCTCCCGCGCGGAACTCCTCCGGGAGTTCGACCTCACGGACCACGTCTACGCCACTGACGACGGCTACGACGTGGACGTCCCGACGTACCTCCTGCTGGCGTCGTCGCTGCGGGGCGACGAGTGGCGCCTCGTCAACCGCGCGCTCGACGGCGGTCGGGTCCCGGTCCGCGAGCCGGAACTCGACACGCTCCTCCGCCAGGCCGTCCGCGACCGGGTGGCCGAGGGGCTCCCACTGGACGTCCCCGACGAGATCACCGAGGCGATGGAGGCGCCGGCGACCGCCGTCCGGGACGTGCTCGCGGACATGGACCTCACGCGGGAGATCGACACCGTCGTCCCGGAGCTGTTCCCGCCGTGCATGCAACACCTCCTCGACGCGGTGCAGCGCGGCGAACACCTCGCCCACCACTCCCGGTTCGCCATCACCGCGTTCCTCGCGAACGTCGGCCTCACGACCGACGAGATCGTCGAGATCTACTCCGTCAACCCGGGCTTCGGCGAGGAGATGACGCGCTACCAGACCGACCACATCCGCGGAGAGTCCAGCCCCACGGAGTACACGGCGCCGTCGTGTGCGACGATGAAGGCGTACGGGGACTGCACGAACCCCGACGACCTCTGCGACGCCATCAACCACCCGCTGTCGTACTACGAGGCGAAACTGGACGACGAGGACGACGAGGACCTCGAAGACTGGCGCGACCGCGAGGAACAGGACGCCGAGGCAGAGTAG
- a CDS encoding DUF7472 family protein codes for MSESLDARLEAGVAIVSVLVFIGILVGGATMADGSGQTAAYTVVGAIVAFILLMAGVGYWLSTKQE; via the coding sequence ATGTCTGAGTCGCTGGACGCCCGTCTCGAGGCGGGTGTTGCCATCGTGTCCGTCCTCGTGTTCATCGGAATTCTCGTCGGCGGCGCTACGATGGCCGACGGGTCCGGTCAGACCGCCGCGTACACCGTCGTCGGCGCTATCGTCGCCTTCATCCTCCTCATGGCCGGCGTCGGCTACTGGCTCTCCACGAAACAGGAGTGA
- a CDS encoding SWIM zinc finger family protein, whose amino-acid sequence MESATPTDQQNDARARRAREERMVVRAVGGGIYEVATPSGNVYQVDLDGGRCTCPDYQFRRTQCKHLRRVAMEVTARRVPVPGQREATCADCGQTFFTEESTPDPAYCEDCTLAPGDPVIDRETGSLLLVVESSGDRASEVRIADRGWSVADHYSNQGYDPDDRVVDVLYPLDRGVSPEDISPRDLKRYSFPRGRLRRPTERLSSRRDQFVPAPQ is encoded by the coding sequence ATGGAATCCGCCACACCGACCGACCAGCAGAACGACGCGCGGGCCCGCCGCGCCCGTGAGGAGCGGATGGTCGTGCGTGCCGTCGGCGGTGGCATCTACGAGGTGGCGACGCCCTCCGGTAACGTCTACCAGGTGGACCTCGACGGCGGCCGCTGTACGTGTCCGGACTACCAGTTCCGGCGCACGCAGTGCAAGCACCTGCGACGCGTCGCGATGGAGGTCACCGCCAGGCGGGTCCCCGTGCCCGGCCAGCGGGAGGCGACGTGTGCCGACTGCGGCCAGACGTTCTTCACCGAGGAGAGCACGCCCGACCCCGCCTACTGTGAGGACTGCACGCTGGCCCCGGGCGACCCGGTCATCGACCGCGAGACGGGGAGTCTGCTCCTCGTCGTCGAGTCGAGTGGGGACCGCGCGAGCGAGGTCCGCATCGCCGACCGCGGCTGGTCTGTCGCCGACCACTACTCGAACCAGGGGTACGACCCCGACGACAGGGTCGTCGACGTGCTCTACCCGCTGGATCGCGGCGTCTCGCCGGAGGACATCTCGCCGCGGGACCTGAAACGCTACTCGTTCCCGCGGGGCCGCCTGCGCCGCCCCACCGAGCGACTCAGTAGTCGTCGAGACCAGTTCGTTCCGGCCCCCCAGTGA
- the hjc gene encoding Holliday junction resolvase Hjc, with the protein MSNSNAKGNRRERQLVNALDERGFAVMRAPASGSATERELPDVLAGDGDVFYAIEAKSSAGDPIYLTGEEVEALVYFARNFGAKPRIGVRFDREDWYFFHPADLHTTDAGSYRVKKEKALEDGTDIEELTGGPERTGLDDY; encoded by the coding sequence ATGTCTAATTCCAACGCGAAAGGCAACCGGCGAGAGCGCCAGCTCGTGAACGCGCTCGACGAGCGCGGGTTCGCCGTGATGCGGGCGCCGGCCAGCGGCAGCGCGACGGAGCGCGAACTCCCGGACGTGCTCGCCGGCGACGGCGACGTCTTCTACGCCATCGAGGCGAAGTCGAGCGCGGGCGACCCCATCTACCTCACGGGCGAGGAGGTCGAGGCGCTCGTCTACTTCGCGCGGAACTTCGGCGCCAAACCACGGATCGGCGTGCGCTTCGACCGGGAGGACTGGTACTTCTTCCACCCCGCGGACCTCCACACGACGGACGCCGGCAGCTACCGGGTGAAGAAGGAGAAGGCCCTCGAGGACGGGACGGATATCGAGGAGCTCACTGGGGGGCCGGAACGAACTGGTCTCGACGACTACTGA
- a CDS encoding adenosylhomocysteinase has translation MTTASPISDHLDDVEAARESGRKKIDWAFEHMPILTALREEFVENQPLAGETVGMALHVEAKTAALVETMADAGAEVAITGCNPLSTHDDVSAALDANDDITSYAEHGVDDEAYYEAIDAVLAHDPSVTVDDGGDLVFRVHEEHPELIDTIVGGTEETTTGVHRLRAMDDDGALEYPVFAVNDTPMKQLFDNVHGTGESSLASIAMTTNLAWAGKDVVVAGYGQCGKGVAKKAAGQNADVIVTEIDPRRALEAHMEGYDVMSMDEAAEIGDVFITTTGNRDVIVEEHFEQMTDGAVLANAGHFDIEIDLEGLSDLAESEREVRDGVREYRLDDGRRINVLAEGRLVNLATPVSLGHPVEVMDQSFGVQAVCVRELVENGDDYAAGVHEVPDELDRELAEIKLDAEGVELDELTEVQAEYMSGWRHGT, from the coding sequence ATGACAACTGCGTCGCCGATCAGCGACCACCTCGACGACGTCGAGGCCGCCCGGGAGTCCGGGCGGAAGAAGATCGACTGGGCGTTCGAACACATGCCGATCCTCACCGCGCTCCGCGAGGAGTTCGTCGAGAACCAGCCGCTGGCCGGCGAGACCGTCGGGATGGCGCTCCACGTCGAGGCGAAGACCGCCGCGCTCGTCGAGACGATGGCGGACGCCGGAGCGGAGGTCGCCATCACGGGCTGCAACCCGCTGTCGACCCACGACGACGTCAGCGCCGCGCTCGACGCCAACGATGACATCACGAGCTACGCCGAGCACGGCGTCGACGACGAGGCGTACTACGAGGCCATCGACGCGGTCCTCGCTCACGACCCCTCCGTCACGGTCGACGACGGCGGCGACCTCGTTTTCCGCGTCCACGAGGAACACCCCGAACTCATCGACACCATCGTCGGCGGCACCGAGGAGACCACCACGGGCGTCCACCGCCTCCGCGCGATGGACGACGACGGCGCCCTCGAGTACCCGGTCTTCGCGGTCAACGACACGCCGATGAAACAGCTGTTCGACAACGTCCACGGCACGGGCGAGTCCTCCCTGGCCTCCATCGCCATGACGACGAACCTCGCGTGGGCGGGCAAGGACGTCGTCGTCGCGGGCTACGGTCAGTGCGGGAAGGGCGTCGCGAAGAAGGCCGCCGGCCAGAACGCCGACGTCATCGTCACCGAGATCGACCCGCGGCGCGCGCTCGAGGCTCACATGGAGGGCTACGACGTGATGTCGATGGACGAGGCCGCCGAAATCGGCGACGTCTTCATCACGACCACGGGGAACCGCGACGTCATCGTCGAGGAGCACTTCGAGCAGATGACCGACGGCGCCGTGCTCGCCAACGCCGGCCACTTCGACATCGAGATCGACCTCGAGGGACTCTCGGACCTCGCCGAGTCCGAACGAGAGGTCCGCGACGGCGTCCGCGAGTACCGCCTCGACGACGGTCGCCGCATCAACGTGCTGGCGGAGGGGCGCCTCGTCAACCTCGCCACCCCCGTCAGTCTCGGCCACCCGGTCGAAGTGATGGACCAGTCCTTCGGCGTGCAGGCGGTCTGCGTGCGCGAACTCGTCGAGAACGGCGACGATTACGCGGCCGGCGTCCACGAGGTCCCGGACGAACTCGACCGCGAACTCGCGGAGATCAAACTCGACGCGGAGGGCGTCGAACTCGACGAACTCACCGAGGTTCAGGCCGAGTACATGAGCGGCTGGCGGCACGGGACCTAG